Proteins encoded by one window of Nicotiana tabacum cultivar K326 chromosome 10, ASM71507v2, whole genome shotgun sequence:
- the LOC107771357 gene encoding uncharacterized protein LOC107771357 isoform X1: protein MKDLRDRIEDVRWLCSLTESEIDLLIGLKVLIQQRAKKIGHESLANKFDLKTLRALTEGLSETASLLLRGFILMENLKGKLKDLSCIPGTDESSANLGACNLLNYDLDKTFANMEIEQLSSYICSDKRKRIMEMFSEDTSPNRKQRANSDSSRD, encoded by the exons ATGAAAGACCTGAGGGATAGGATTGAAGATGTTAGATGGCTTTGTTCCTTAACAGAGTCTGAGATT gatttaTTGATAGGTCTGAAAGTGTTGATACAACAACGTGCCAAAAAGATTGGTCATGAGTCTTTAGCAAACAAGTTTGATTTGAAGACCCTCCGAGCCCTTA ccgagggtctttcggaaacagcctctctactccttcgag GTTTCATTTTGATGGAGAATCTTAAAGGAAAACTTAAAGATCTCTCCTGTATACCTGGTACAGACGAGTCCTCAGCAAATTTAGGTGCATGTAATCTGTTGAATTATGATCTAGACAAGACTTTTGCCAATATGGAGATTGAACAACTGAGCTCCTACATTTGCAGTGATAAGAGGAAGAGAATTATGGAGAT GTTTTCTGAAGACACATCTCCAAATAGAAAGCAGAGAGCTAACAGTGACAGCAGTAGAGATTGA
- the LOC107771357 gene encoding uncharacterized protein LOC107771357 isoform X2, which yields MKDLRDRIEDVRWLCSLTESEIDLLIGLKVLIQQRAKKIGHESLANKFDLKTLRALKGLSETASLLLRGFILMENLKGKLKDLSCIPGTDESSANLGACNLLNYDLDKTFANMEIEQLSSYICSDKRKRIMEMFSEDTSPNRKQRANSDSSRD from the exons ATGAAAGACCTGAGGGATAGGATTGAAGATGTTAGATGGCTTTGTTCCTTAACAGAGTCTGAGATT gatttaTTGATAGGTCTGAAAGTGTTGATACAACAACGTGCCAAAAAGATTGGTCATGAGTCTTTAGCAAACAAGTTTGATTTGAAGACCCTCCGAGCCCTTA agggtctttcggaaacagcctctctactccttcgag GTTTCATTTTGATGGAGAATCTTAAAGGAAAACTTAAAGATCTCTCCTGTATACCTGGTACAGACGAGTCCTCAGCAAATTTAGGTGCATGTAATCTGTTGAATTATGATCTAGACAAGACTTTTGCCAATATGGAGATTGAACAACTGAGCTCCTACATTTGCAGTGATAAGAGGAAGAGAATTATGGAGAT GTTTTCTGAAGACACATCTCCAAATAGAAAGCAGAGAGCTAACAGTGACAGCAGTAGAGATTGA
- the LOC107771357 gene encoding uncharacterized protein LOC107771357 isoform X3, giving the protein MKDLRDRIEDVRWLCSLTESEIDLLIGLKVLIQQRAKKIGHESLANKFDLKTLRALSFILMENLKGKLKDLSCIPGTDESSANLGACNLLNYDLDKTFANMEIEQLSSYICSDKRKRIMEMFSEDTSPNRKQRANSDSSRD; this is encoded by the exons ATGAAAGACCTGAGGGATAGGATTGAAGATGTTAGATGGCTTTGTTCCTTAACAGAGTCTGAGATT gatttaTTGATAGGTCTGAAAGTGTTGATACAACAACGTGCCAAAAAGATTGGTCATGAGTCTTTAGCAAACAAGTTTGATTTGAAGACCCTCCGAGCCCTTA GTTTCATTTTGATGGAGAATCTTAAAGGAAAACTTAAAGATCTCTCCTGTATACCTGGTACAGACGAGTCCTCAGCAAATTTAGGTGCATGTAATCTGTTGAATTATGATCTAGACAAGACTTTTGCCAATATGGAGATTGAACAACTGAGCTCCTACATTTGCAGTGATAAGAGGAAGAGAATTATGGAGAT GTTTTCTGAAGACACATCTCCAAATAGAAAGCAGAGAGCTAACAGTGACAGCAGTAGAGATTGA